DNA sequence from the Acinonyx jubatus isolate Ajub_Pintada_27869175 chromosome A3, VMU_Ajub_asm_v1.0, whole genome shotgun sequence genome:
GATTTCACAACCTGGGCAGGAGCGGGCGGCCAGGCCTGATGGACAGGCTGGGATTTGCAGGGAGAAGGTGGCACGTGGGTGGCCCGGGGCTATGCGCCCGAGCACGTCTCTGAGCCCGTGAGGACAGCCATGGAACAACCCGGCCTCCCGGTTCTGGGGGGCGCCTGCGGTTGGCGGTGGGGCTGAGCCAGGGGTGGCTGGCAGGCCTGTCCCCGGCAGGGTCAGGCATCTCCTCCTGCATCCGGCTGCCGCCGCAGCACGTCCACAGGTAGCCAGGGCAAGGAGATCCACCCCCTTGGTCCCTCTGACGGGAACACCGCGCGCCCCAGACGTGAGGCTCGGCGTgtccggtggggggggggggggcacccgggCTGCTGCTCTGAAGGAATCCTCTGCGGCTAAGGCCCGGGCTCACCTGTGTCTGTTTGCTGTGACTGTTGCCCGAGTGACGGCGTTGCCAGCTGCACTGTGGCGAGCACGCACCTGCCTCCCCTGTGCCCGGTGCTTTCCCGCCCGCAGCAGCCTGGAAACCCCACTCCGTGGGGGGGAACCTGGGGCCTGCAGAGGTGGGAGCATTTGCCTGAAGCCTCTCAGCCTGTAAGTGGCAGTTTGAAGAACCCAGGCCCGTTTGTCCTCCCTCAGATGCTGGGGCAAGGGAGGGCACTTGGAGCAAACGAGAAGGCactagctggggggggggggggttgcccagGGTGGGCCACCTgggcccctctgagcctcagcctcccTCAGACGGGTGGAGCTAGCCTTTCTGCAGCCTGCCCCATAGGTACAGTCACGGGGAGGATGACGTTTGCCCAGAGAGCTGGGGAAATGACACAGGTTCCGGTGGGAGGGATCCCTGCTGCCACCGGGGGCGGGGAGACCGCCCTGTGGGTAGCACCTGGGACTTTGTGCCCAGACAGAGGTGAAGATTCAGGCCCCGGTTCCTGGACACCCGAAGCCAAAGGAGAGTCGccacccccatctccccagcCGCCTGCATGGACCCCTGGGGCTGCCTGGCGGGGTAAACACAGAGCTTCGTTAGGCCTGAACTGAGTGTGGCAGCTCCCTTGGGGACCCCCCGCCAGACAGGGCGAGTCAGAGGAGTCTCAGGGCCCCGTGACCTCCCACAGGGGCCCAAACCTGGCCACTGTCAGCCTGGGGCTGGCCCTGCCCCTGGCATGGCTGTCCTGCCTCGGGTCCTTTTCAGGGTGAGCCCGTTTCATTCGCTTGAATGAGGCCCACATTTAGGTAAGCCTGTGGCCCCAGAATGTCACTTCCTTGTCTGGTGCTGCTCCCAGGCAAGCCAGGGTCTAGCGCATAATGGTAACAACAGTGATGATCCAGCCACCACGGTGGCACCGACTGTGGGTCTGAAGGGTCTTGCGCTGGGGTTGGCAGGTGAGGGGAATGTTACCTGTGAAGGCAGGTACCGTCCCACCCGGGCGCATTTGAGCAGGTGGACAGGTGCAGCCAGGCCCCACCCAGGAAGcgtcctgttttcatttctgagcTGCTCCCGGGTCTCTGAACTTTGCTTTCAGACACCACTTTGGACAAACATTCCCCGCTTTGAATTCCTCTCCTTGGCGGCCTTCATTGTTCCCGCAAAGTTTATGTAACTTGAGCAGCGATGGTCACTTCACCCGTAGCCCCCACCCCCGGAAGACGGTTTGTGCACGGGGCCCGCTCAGCGTGGGGCAGGGATGCATTCAGACTAGGGCTCAGCCAGGGCTTTGGATGGGGCAACCCTTTGTTCTCTTTGTCCCCAGATCAGCCCTGGCGTGGGTCTCCTGCCTCCCACATGGCTTCTGTGGGCACAAGGCTTCTGATCGGGGCCAGTGCAGCCAGCTGGACATTCGATCACTATACAAATGGGCCAGGCTGCTAGAGGGGCTGAGTTGCTATGGGAGCCAGGGAGGCAGTGGagcggggggaagggggtggtgggtggTTCCTgggaggctccctggaggaggaaaTGACTCCGAGGTGCACAAGCTGGAGGCAGTCAGGTGATGAGGCTGGTGGGTGATTTGGGAGTCTgtggtggggctcctggggcagCGACAGGTATTGTCTTAAGCTTCCTGGGTGGTGCCACCGTGCAGCCCGGTAGATACTCCCTGTGCTAGGGCTGGGAGTCGGGGGAGTGGTGGGCAGAGGTCCTGGGCGGCCACGTCATGCAGCGCCTGGGACAGAGGGACTCGTAGGAGGGTTTTAGGCAGGAGTTTATCTGGGTCACATTTCATCCTTGGCTGCGTGCATCACGCCCCGGGACTCCTGACCCTACTGAGGAGCAGGTAGATGTCCCCATCTGCTTCCTGGCACCTATGGACTGTGCCAGTGGCCCGACGGGGGGCTGCGGAGCCTGCCAGGACCAGCCTGAGCCCGGGTGGCTCTGGAGGCAGGCAGGTCAGGGTTTGGATCTTAGCACTGCCTTTCACCAGCGAGGCCTACTCAGCCTGCCTTGTAGGTTTGTCGGGAGAAATGAGATAGatagtgctttatttatttatttttgagagaccgtggtggcggcggggggggggggggggggggttgcgggcagagagatagggagacagaatcccaagcaggctccgcactgacagttggatgcggggcttgaactcacgaactgtgaggtcaggaccggagccaaaattgagttggatgcttaactgaccgagccgcccaggtgcccaggagAGTGCTTAGTGCGGTTTCTGCCACCAAGGCAGTGACTGATACGTTACTGATATCAGTAACAAAACGGCCTTCGGTGACCACATGAAGGGGCAAGGTCGTGTGTCTGCTTGCATCCTAACACCTGGAACatactagagagagagagactccaatGAGTCTGTGTGCGGGCTGAGTGCTTTCCTGGTGGGACGGTTTTGAGAGCCATAGAGCCCCCTAGTGGCCATGTCGGTAACTGCAAGCCTCGGCCTACCCGCCCCCTCCAATTCCTGCTCCAGCCCCAGCCGGTGGGTGAGAATGTCTTAGGTGGGACCCCTCGGAAAAACGTGCCCccaaggaaacttttggggtgATAATGTTATTTCGATGGTAGTGATGGGTCTCTGGTATATATACATGCCAAAACTTAACCAAATTGTATACCCTGGATATGCGCAGTTAATATTATCTATCCGTTACACCTACAGAAAGCTGTAAAATTCTGACAAGacatccctccccctgcccccaggctcagggctgtctAGCATCATGTGACCAGCATTGGCTGGGTTTGCCTCCTGGTACGGGGTCCCCGTTCCCTGACCCTTGGGTCTCTTCCCCCAGACCTGAAACCGCACGTGGCCAGCTGTCCCCCACTCCCATGCAGCCTGTCCACGGGTCGGGGGGGGCGGCCACGGGCCCGTGTGCAGAGGCTGCGGGCTTCGTGAGGTGGCACTTACCCCTTTGGCAAGAGGCGGTGCCTCGTTCCACCGTTGCTGACCGACCGGATCACGATTTGGTGACAGAGCAGCTCCGTGAGTGCAAgcgatggaggggcagagagagagggagacatggaatcggaagcaggccccgggctctgagctcttGAGACAGGGGTGTTCGAGAAAGTCTGCAAACCTGACCACGCAGTGGGGCGGCCAGTGCCAAGGCCCGTGGGTGCATGCGCTTTGCGCTAGATGGTGGGTGGGCGTGGCCCCCAGCACTTCCATATTCTCGCTCAGGGCCACAGGCACTCCAAGCATATTCCACCCGTGGAAAGTTccagaagttaagtaacttgccgaGGTCACCCTGCAAGCAAGTGGTGGTCGAGGCCAGGAGGGCTGGATGAGGCCCGCTTCCTTACCAGCCATTTCACAAGAGAACTTGGGTTCGTGCTAAGGTGCCTGGGAAAAGCTGCTGGAGAGTTCTGAGAAGGAGGGGCCCGCCAATTAGATGTAGGTTTTGGAAAGCGTGAGCGTGGAGGGTGAATTTTCGGGGGACAGCCGGGGGAAGGCGGGTGGCCGCGAGGCTTGCAGTTACCCACGTGGCCACGAGGGGGCTCTACGGCTCTCAAAACTGTCCCACCCGGAAAGCCTTCAGCCCGCGCAGACTCATTGGAGTCTCTAGTATGTTCCAGGTGTTTGGGTGCAAGCGGACATGCGACCTCGCCGCTTCACGTGGTCACCGAAGGCCGTTTGGTTGCTGCCAGAACCGCCCAGGGCCCAGGGTGCGGATGGGGAGCCGTGGCCGGGTGCTGCATCTGATGGCACATGCAAGATCGCAGGGTCAAAGCCAGTCGGCCCCtttgctctctcccctctgttcATCCTGCTGAccccgcccctctcctccccgcACAGGAAGGATGCCTCTGGCCCTCGGAGAGCACCGTGTCGGGCAACGGAATCCCAGAGGTGAGACCCTGTGctgcctcccgccccctccctgcctgtcccccaaGGCTGCTGTTGTGGACGCCTGAAGGCCATCCTCCCAGCAGGTCCCCCTTTCCAAGCCAGGGGCGCCTCCCTTGGCCCGAACGGCGTGGCCGCTGGCCCACACCTCTGCCCTTTTCCAAAGAGTCGTCGTCCGCGGTTGCTGGGATCACCCAAGCCGCGACGTAACGCTCTACCCGCAGGGAGTGGCCCACAGCATCTGCAACACGCGCGGACAAAAGTTGCCCCGATTTCAGCCCTGGGATGATGCTCCCAGCCCGGGGGGGCCCCCCCGGCGTCAGCGCGCGGCCGGACTCCGCGCGCTGGGCGCCGCCACCTGCCGTCCTGTCCCCCGGAGAGCAGGGCCCCGCAGGGACCCTCACTCcgctccgccccccccccttgctcCCTCCAGCCGCAGGTCTATGCTCCTCCGAGGCCCACCGACCGCCTGGCCGTGCCCCCCTTCACCCAGCGGGACCGCTGCCTCCGCTTCCAGCCCACCTACCCGTACCTGCAGCACGAGATCGACCTGCCGCCCACCATCTCGCTGTCGGACGGGGAGGAGCCCCCGCCCTACCAGGGCCCCTGCACCCTCCAGCTGCGAGACCCCGAGCAGCAGCTGGAGCTGAACCGGGAGTCCGTGCGCGCGCCCCCGAACAGAACCATCTTCGACAGCGACCTGATGGACAGTGCCATGTTGGGCGGCCCCTGCCCCCCCAGCAGTAACTCGGGCATCAGCGCCACGTGCTACGGGGGCGGCGGGCGCATGGAGGGGCCGCCCCCCACCTACAGCGAGGTCATCGGGCACTACCCCGGGTCCCCCTCGTTCCAGCACCAGCAGAGCAGCGGGCCGCCCTCCTTGCTGGAGGGGACCCGGCTCCCCCACGCACACCTCGCCCCCCTGGAGAGCTCACCCGCCTggagcaaagagaaagataaacagaaagGACACCCTCTCTAGGAAtcccggggccggggccgggcagCAGTGagtataggaaaaaaagaaaaaacagaaaggcaaaacACTCCGCACTTCCGAAACCAGAAGACAGAGGAGGACCGGGCGGCACCCAGAAAATGTGGCGCGTATCcatccttcccccctctctctgtgtataaatatttacatgttcTGTCTGGTCTGAATGCACAAGCTAAGAAagcttgcaaaaacaaaacaaaacaaaacaaacaaaaaaaaaaaccacgtttCTTTGTCGAGCTGTGTCttgaaggcaaaagagaaaaaagaaaaaaaaaacctaccctAGTCTTTTCTGTTCCTAGTTGAGCTGCGTGCGTGAATGCTTATTTCCTTTCGTTTGTTTATGATGATTTCACTTAACTTTAAAGACCTATTTGCACAAAACCTTTGTTTAAAGATctgcaatattatatatataaatatatataaaataagagaagTATTGTGAGGGCAGGAGTATTTTTGTATTAGAAGaggcctattaaaaaaaaaaagttgttttctgaactagaagagaaaaaaaaaaggcaatttttgAGTGCCAGGTCAGAAAGCGTGTATTACCTtgtaaagaagaagaagaagaaaaaaaaaccacaaagcagGGGTTTagagttatttatataaatgttgaGCTTTTgcactattttttaatataactatGTCAGTGCTTGTTTGATGGAAACTTCTATCGTGTCTGTCGAGACTTTTAAGGGAGAAGCTGCGGAGTTTGGCAGCGGCCGTCTGGCAGAGGGCGGGCTCTGCACGGAGTTGGGGGAGGCTTCCGGAGGGGGCGCTCTTCCTGCGTAAGTGGAAGCTTCTGTCTAGCGATCGGTTGTTACCGCCTCATACATTCCCCACCGGAGGAGACGCATTTCCCCCTCTGGGCCGGCACAGCCTTTGGATGGCAGACGAGATGGGGAAATCGGTCACCCGGTGCCAGGGTGGTGGCTTTGCCTTGCCCCAGATGAAAATAAACTGTTCCTGAAGGATCTTAgtttttcctcctgttttttaAGCatgagccccctccccctccccccaggaaggGGCTGAGGCGCCCCCTTTGCCGCCGCTGCCGCCCCCGGAGCACGTTGCCGGGACCCGCCGGAGAGGTTGGGGTGGCTGCTTTCCGTGCGGACGATCCGACGGGTCCAGGACTTCTCAGCTGAGGTTGGCGGAGGCCACCGGCAGATTGGAAAGGCCCCCGAGGAATTCGACCTCATCCCTGGCTTTCTCACCGAACAGGCCAACAAACGGGACACCAGAGAGAAAAAGTGACACGCGCAGGTGTCTCCCAGGACACGACAGAGGGTTAACGCGAAGAGAAACCGCACCGACAACGGGGAAACCGGCGTAAACCTGTGCTTTATGTTTTCAAATCAGAATTGAATTCTTTACCTCCTCTCCCACACGTCCATTCCTCCCCCCGTGGAAACAGTCGTGTTCGGCGTGTTCGTGTGTCTGTGTTTTCCCAGCGTCTGTATCAGATACGAGTGTCGTTTGCCAGGATTTTGCCGAGTCGATTTCGGGTTGGCGGGATCCCTTGGTGGCCTGTGCAGGCGAGGGCGCGTGAGTGGGCACACGTGTGTGACAGTGGCAGGCCGgccagcggtggggggggggggggcgcccctTGGGATCTACTGGTTCACATTCCAGGGGGGGGGTggccccgacccccccccccccccgtcccttcCTCCCCGAgctgtcttttccttctggaagaaTGCTGTCAGACTAACGCGAGAGAAGGCATATGGGCAATAACTTGTTTCTAAGCaacttttttattacttaaacaCCTGAGAACAGTTTTGAAGTTCTGACCATTTGAACtctatttatatacacattttaagagCGTGGTGACCAACAGATAAACGCGGACTCTGGGCGTTCGCTGCTGACCAGTCTGGCAGAAGGTTCTTGTACTTTGACAATAAAAAGCTGCCTCTCCGTGGGGTCCTCCGCCTAAACTTCGCTCCTCTCTCAGAGAGGATGCTTTTCGCAAGTCGTGCTGAGAACTCGGTGTCATTGGTCCTAAAAGGTACAGGGACAcgtttatagatttaaaaaaacaacaacaacaaaacaaaacaaaaattttttaagctgtaTCTTTCCTTTCCGTGAAGAGTCAGTCTCCCTAGTGCCTTACTGAGGAAGCAGTGTCCTCTCGTCACCGGTTGGGGGGCATCCCTGGGCAGTGTCtccgtcacccccccccccccccccccccggggactgCACTTTCCACTCGAGGCCTGCGGCTGCTTCTCTCGAACACCCCCATAGCCCTCTCGGTGCCCGGTCCCGCCCGCCCTCCACCGTGGAGGCGCCTGGCCCAGCCAGGCgaccccctcctgcccctccttcttGTCACCTACTGGGTCCAGTCCTGTGCCAACTCCCGGGCGGGTTGTGAGCCCGGACGCCGACCTCGTCTGCCTGGGCAACGTCGGGCCCAGGCATGGCCTGGGTCTCGGCGTGGATCCTGTTGCCTGGCAGTGTGGTCTGtgtgggaggaagcaggagggtGGGCTCCTGACCTCAGCGGGCTTGAGGGCAGAGCGCGTCTCCGCGATCACATCCCAGGACCGCTGGGCCGCAGGGCCCCGGGGTTTCGTGCCCAGCACAGGCCCCTTGCAGAGGCTCCCGGCAGAGAGGCCGGGCGAAGTCGGGGCGCATCCCGAGaaaaccgggggggggggtgtttctgGAAACTGCTAGCACTAAGCTCTTGGTCTCTGGGGGTGCACTCGTTCCCTCCAGATGCTGGCCGCCATGCCCTTGTCGCTGAAAAGGCTCTGAGCACCCCTCGGGAGGCCCCCTTTTGCCAGTAACAAGTTTGGGGTCCTCGGCAGTGGCTGGTTGGAGGGGGACCGGTGGGGCTTTCTCTTGTCCTCGTTTCCCTGCTTCTCAACCGCATTTCCTCCCGAGGAAGAGCATTTCCCCCCCCAACAAAGCCCGGGTCTCCGCAGGCCGACTTAGCAGGGGCCCTGAGAGCCACCCGTGTCCCCCACAAAGTGTTCTTTGCAAGGAGCTGAGACTCCCCTCGCCCCCCACGTCTAGTGAACACCAGGCCAGGGCCAGAACCGAGTCTGTCCCCTGTCCTTGTCTCCGCTGTGAATGGTATGTTTCCGAACTTGTTTCCTACGTGCCCACAAAGCTTCCAGATCCATAGGACAGCCCAGCGATCAGGAAAACTACAAgtgtcgttttgttttgttttgtttgtcctgGAAGCCGCGCTTCGAATTTTGCTGTACTATAGAGCCCAGAAGGACACGCCTTCTCGTTTGCCTGCCCGATTCCACGGCGGTGTGCTGATGGCACGCTTTTACGTTGCGTTCTTGGCGTTGAAGCCGCTCTCTTTTGCAGCCCTGTTTCCCGAGTTCTGTTCAAGTTAAACTCGTGTAAATTCCCCGTGGCACGCTGGGTGCGGCGCCCACGTTGCTGCCACGTGAGACTCTGTATTTGGATGCCAATCCACAGGCCTGATGAAATCGCTTCTTGTGTATCAATAATCATTAGTGGCAATGATGACTTTCTGAAAAGCTGCAATACTTATACAATAAATTTTACAATTCTTTGGAATGAGGCTTTCTGACTTCTTTGGTCacattcacccacccacccacccccccaaccccccccacccttcACCGCCCTCGGCAACAGTCCCAGGGCCCATTTAGTGGGGTGCCAGAGAGCCCGCTGAACTTCTGTGGGCCCTTGAGCCATCTCTTGGACCTCTGTTCCAGTTCAGGCAGCCTCCGGGGAGCCCAGTGAAGACACCAGCTCAGGCAGGGGGTTGTAATAAAAGGGGTTAAAATTAGCCCACCGCTTTTGTTAATTGGGGTGGAAAGAGTTTGCAAGACACTGGCTACTTTTCCTCCCTCTTGGAAGATCATCCTTCTCTGTAGCGTGCCAAACGCTCTGATAAGGTCTGCAAGAAAGAAACTACCTGAGGTGGGTCCCTTCCAGAAGTAAACCCTGAGGCATGGGTTTGTGCTAGGGGATGGGTCAGAGGCGCTCCTAGGGGAGACGGTTAAGGGGATTGGGAAGAAGACCgagaaggaggagaaacaaaGCAAGGTAGGGACGGTTTTGGACAAAGTCCGTCTCAGCCTGATCCCAAAGGTCCCAAAGGGACCTGTGGGGACCTCTAGGGGGTAAGTTGCTTCCGGATGAGAGGTAGACTCTCAGATGCTCCTGGCTCTTTGGTGAGGCGTTTCACAAGCCCCGGGGTGGCCCTCAGGGGATGTTCCCAGGTACCAACCAAGCCGGGGAAGGGGAGACAGGACCTTAAAAGGGATCGCAGGGAGTCTGAGTGAGCTACCCACAGTGCCCATCCCAGAAACTCgtgtttctttctctaaatagAGCCATCTTTAACCTTGACCAGATggtcaatgttttttaaaaatcagcccaACCTGTTGACTCCCCAGGGATGACCGTTGTTTGGGCCCCAACCCCAGGGTTCTGTAAGCTTctggagcacagagccctacagtCAGGGCAGAGCTTGGGGCATACATCTATCttacttgtttcctttctgtggtGGAGGAAAACCtcagattacaaaaaaaaaaaaaaaaaaaaaaaaaaaaaaaaattttttttgaggaaaaaacccccaaaacagcTCTCTACTCTTCGGTATTGGTATGATAGAGGGACACCACGGTGTTGTGTGTGCCCCAGCCTGGCTCCGGGGCCTGAGTCCTTTCATTAGCGGTCACTCTCCTTGCCGGCCCTCAGTCACCTCGTCTGCAGAAGGGGTTGAGGGCAGAGCCTGTGAGCTGGTTGAGAAGGGCGTCTCGGGTTCTAAACGAAAAGGAGACCCTCCCCACACCTTGCCTTCAGCTCAAGCAGATAGAGCTGAATCAGTCCAGAATAAAGGTAGAAATCAGAATGCCTATTACCTACTAGGTGAAAGCCCTGTGCCAAGTTCTTGACTGAAATTGGCAGCTTGTTTGGGGAGGTCTCATCTCTCaatcatctgacttttttttttttttttttttttttagcacagcCGCATGCTGGGTGCTGCTCGGGGGTGCCTGCACACAAGGCCCAACCTCTGACCTCAAGGATCCCACCTTCTGGTTCTAGAGATGGACTGGCACCACAGCACCATCCAGTGAGGGCAGGAGAGTGTGCTGTCAGGGTGAGGGGAGGCTGGATTTCAAGCCCGGAGATGTTAggcgggggaaggaggggagagagcgaACCAGGTGCCTGCGTGGGCAAAGTCCAGGAGGAGACTTAGCAGGGCCCCCGTACAGCCCGGCAGAGCGCTGCCTTGGAATCTGTTAATTCTTTCTCTAATAAGTGAGCCAAACCCGACTCAGGCTGGCTTTAGCAGAAGAGGGAATCGTTGACTCTTGTAACTCAAAAGCACCAGGGAGAGCGGGGCGAGATTATTTGCCGCCAGATCCAGACGGGCACACTGTGACGTTAGGAAGATGTCTGTCTCCACCATCAAAGGGCGCTCCCCCTTACTGATGTCCCTTTCAAGTAGATTCTCCCCTCCCGTACCCAGCTTCTCCCCAGGCTCCTGTTCTCACTGCTCTGAATCAAGTGGGAAGAAATTCCTTTCTAATTCTGCCAGCCAAAGTCCCAGAACTGGATCCCATTGGCCTGGCTGCGATCATGTGCCCCAAGCCGAGCCAATCAGTgcagcccctctgccctgctctgatTGGCCAGGGAAAGCATGCTCTGATTGGCCAGGCTTCAGTCACACGCCCTGGAGGCGGGGCCGGCTGTCTGCACTC
Encoded proteins:
- the PMEPA1 gene encoding protein TMEPAI isoform X2, whose amino-acid sequence is MHRLMGVNSTAALAAGQPNVSCTCNCKRSLFQSMEIKLEFVEITIIVVVVMVMVVVITCLLSHYKLSARSFIGRHGQGRRREDALSSEGCLWPSESTVSGNGIPEPQVYAPPRPTDRLAVPPFTQRDRCLRFQPTYPYLQHEIDLPPTISLSDGEEPPPYQGPCTLQLRDPEQQLELNRESVRAPPNRTIFDSDLMDSAMLGGPCPPSSNSGISATCYGGGGRMEGPPPTYSEVIGHYPGSPSFQHQQSSGPPSLLEGTRLPHAHLAPLESSPAWSKEKDKQKGHPL
- the PMEPA1 gene encoding protein TMEPAI isoform X1, which gives rise to MHRLMGVNSTAALAAGQPNVSCTCNCKRSLFQSMEITELEFVEITIIVVVVMVMVVVITCLLSHYKLSARSFIGRHGQGRRREDALSSEGCLWPSESTVSGNGIPEPQVYAPPRPTDRLAVPPFTQRDRCLRFQPTYPYLQHEIDLPPTISLSDGEEPPPYQGPCTLQLRDPEQQLELNRESVRAPPNRTIFDSDLMDSAMLGGPCPPSSNSGISATCYGGGGRMEGPPPTYSEVIGHYPGSPSFQHQQSSGPPSLLEGTRLPHAHLAPLESSPAWSKEKDKQKGHPL